A window of the Arcobacter sp. F155 genome harbors these coding sequences:
- a CDS encoding ferritin family protein translates to MRQYESFRCNKCGNVVEVQKVGGGELHCCGEKMEMITENLTAVNLMKAFAGESMARNKYEYFAKIAQKEGYRDIAAHFQRAADNEKMHAKLELRACNELLTGKEFGDTAENLKVAIAGESYENETMYPDFAKIAKDDGHKQISTMLKLIGNIEVEHENMYKELLARLEAGEEFVSEDEEEEWICEVCGHVHRGKKALKMCPVCKHPQEYQSRLNSKK, encoded by the coding sequence ATGAGACAATATGAATCGTTCAGATGTAATAAATGTGGTAATGTAGTAGAAGTACAAAAAGTTGGTGGTGGAGAACTTCACTGTTGTGGTGAAAAAATGGAAATGATTACTGAGAACCTAACTGCTGTAAATCTTATGAAAGCCTTTGCTGGTGAGTCTATGGCAAGAAATAAATATGAATATTTTGCAAAAATTGCCCAAAAAGAAGGATACAGAGATATCGCTGCACATTTCCAAAGAGCTGCAGATAATGAAAAAATGCATGCTAAACTTGAATTAAGAGCCTGTAACGAATTACTTACAGGAAAAGAGTTTGGAGATACAGCTGAAAACCTAAAAGTTGCAATTGCAGGTGAAAGTTATGAAAATGAAACTATGTACCCAGACTTTGCAAAAATTGCTAAAGATGATGGTCACAAACAAATCTCAACTATGTTAAAACTTATTGGAAATATTGAAGTTGAACATGAAAATATGTATAAAGAGCTACTTGCAAGACTTGAAGCAGGTGAAGAGTTTGTAAGTGAAGATGAAGAGGAAGAGTGGATTTGTGAAGTTTGTGGACATGTTCATAGAGGTAAAAAAGCTCTAAAAATGTGCCCAGTTTGTAAGCATCCACAAGAGTATCAATCAAGATTAAATAGCAAAAAATAA
- a CDS encoding ABC transporter ATP-binding protein: MKQFFKYYLPYYKNYKLKIFFALIGILGVAGGSAGLAYIVKPLLDQVFIEKDQQMLYIVPILLIVVQTAQGVGKYIQIYYTSYIGQDIIRVVRDKLLAHILTLDIDFFQKKHGGELISRVTNDINKIQSAVSSQIAGMIREFLTIIALIGVVIYQSAELAFYGLVVMPLAIYPLTVLAKKMKKLSFRSQEKASDITSHLSEIFNNVEIIKANSTERTELDKFEKHNKKFFDINIKSVKTSELTSPLMEFLGAIAAAIVIVYGGSLVIEGEMTTGTFMSFIAALFMLYAPIKRLSTIYNKLQSAIAAHERILSVYEIKPTILTGEKNIPSKVQTIEFKDVELKYDDFVALKNIKLNAIRGEKVALVGDSGGGKSSLINLLIRFYDTSKGQILFNDTCLRDICIKDLRKNISVVTQRVYIFNDSVASNVAYGEELDEERVIEALKQAHAFDFVEQLENGIHTTLDEFGTNLSGGQRQRIAIARALYKNPQILILDEATSALDNESESIISEVIDEVSQDRFVFVIAHRLSTIKNADKIAVFRKGEIVCVGNEEELLNNCKEYQRLYNLANI; encoded by the coding sequence ATGAAACAATTTTTTAAATATTACTTACCTTATTATAAAAACTACAAATTAAAAATATTTTTTGCTTTAATAGGTATTTTAGGGGTTGCAGGAGGAAGTGCTGGACTTGCTTATATTGTAAAACCTTTACTTGACCAAGTTTTCATTGAAAAAGACCAGCAAATGCTTTATATAGTACCAATTTTATTAATTGTTGTACAAACGGCACAAGGTGTTGGTAAATATATTCAAATCTACTACACTTCATATATTGGACAAGATATAATCAGAGTTGTTAGAGATAAACTACTTGCACATATTTTGACTTTAGATATAGACTTTTTCCAAAAGAAACATGGTGGAGAGCTTATTTCAAGAGTAACAAATGATATTAATAAAATCCAATCTGCTGTATCAAGTCAAATAGCAGGTATGATTAGAGAGTTCTTAACAATTATTGCTTTAATTGGTGTTGTTATTTATCAAAGTGCAGAACTAGCATTCTATGGACTTGTAGTTATGCCTTTAGCTATTTATCCACTTACAGTTTTAGCAAAAAAGATGAAGAAACTTTCATTTAGATCTCAAGAAAAAGCTTCTGATATTACATCACATTTAAGTGAAATTTTCAACAATGTTGAAATCATAAAAGCAAACTCAACAGAAAGAACAGAGCTTGACAAATTTGAAAAACACAATAAAAAGTTTTTTGATATCAATATAAAATCAGTTAAAACATCAGAGCTAACTTCTCCTTTAATGGAGTTTTTAGGTGCTATTGCAGCAGCTATTGTTATAGTTTATGGTGGTAGTTTAGTAATAGAAGGTGAAATGACAACAGGTACATTTATGTCATTTATTGCAGCACTTTTTATGCTTTATGCACCAATTAAAAGATTATCAACAATCTATAATAAACTTCAAAGTGCTATTGCTGCCCATGAAAGAATTCTTTCTGTTTATGAGATTAAACCTACTATTTTGACAGGTGAAAAAAATATTCCTTCAAAGGTTCAAACAATTGAATTTAAAGATGTAGAACTAAAGTATGATGACTTTGTTGCTTTAAAAAATATTAAACTAAATGCTATAAGAGGTGAAAAAGTTGCCCTTGTTGGAGATAGTGGTGGAGGAAAATCTTCACTAATTAATCTTCTAATTAGATTTTATGATACAAGCAAAGGTCAGATTCTATTTAATGACACTTGTCTTAGGGATATCTGTATTAAAGATTTAAGAAAGAATATCTCTGTTGTTACTCAAAGAGTTTATATCTTCAATGATAGTGTTGCTTCAAATGTTGCATATGGTGAAGAGTTAGATGAAGAAAGAGTAATTGAAGCTTTAAAGCAAGCCCATGCATTTGATTTTGTAGAACAACTTGAAAATGGTATTCACACTACTTTAGATGAGTTTGGGACAAACTTAAGTGGTGGTCAAAGACAAAGAATTGCTATTGCAAGAGCATTATATAAAAACCCTCAAATTCTTATACTAGATGAGGCAACATCAGCCTTAGATAATGAGAGTGAATCTATTATTTCTGAAGTTATAGATGAAGTATCTCAAGATAGATTTGTTTTTGTTATTGCACATAGATTAAGCACAATTAAAAATGCTGATAAAATAGCCGTATTTAGAAAAGGTGAAATAGTTTGTGTAGGTAATGAAGAAGAGTTATTAAATAATTGTAAAGAGTATCAAAGACTTTACAATCTTGCAAATATCTAA
- the murJ gene encoding murein biosynthesis integral membrane protein MurJ, whose translation MLIKSIFTNSSGILVSRILGFIRDLLTASILGANIYSDIFFVAFKLPNLFRRIFAEGAFTQAFIPSYAKSKYKIRFSSIIFLQLFAFLIFLSLVVTLFSTLITKAIALGFDEQTINLAAPLVAINFYYLPLIFVVTFMAALLQYKHHFATTAFSTALLNLALIAALLISKDLEKYEITFYLSYGVLAGGFLQVLVHLLAVKKYNLCKIFTFRKHKKKEENRFYKSFFGATLGSSTAHISAFLDTWLASFLVSGSISYLYYANRVFQLPLALFAIATSVALFPMIAKAIKNKDENRALKLMKKSSIILIGLLSLATLIGIVFDNEIIWLLFERGAFSSTDTTNTALILTMYLIGLLPYGLAKIFSLWLYSHEKQFLAAKISMKALAFNIVFSLLLIKPYGAAGLAFASTLSGFILLILTLKEFGLKNLKTLYFSKI comes from the coding sequence ATGTTAATTAAGTCAATATTTACAAACAGTAGTGGTATTTTAGTTTCTAGGATTTTAGGATTTATAAGAGATTTACTAACTGCTTCAATCTTAGGTGCAAATATCTATTCAGATATCTTTTTTGTAGCCTTTAAATTACCAAACCTTTTTAGAAGAATATTTGCAGAAGGAGCTTTTACACAAGCTTTTATTCCTTCTTATGCAAAATCAAAATATAAAATTAGATTCTCTTCAATTATATTTTTGCAACTGTTCGCATTTTTGATTTTCTTATCCCTTGTAGTAACTTTGTTTTCAACTCTTATTACAAAAGCTATTGCTTTAGGTTTTGATGAACAAACCATAAATCTAGCTGCACCACTAGTGGCAATAAATTTTTACTATTTACCACTTATTTTTGTAGTAACATTTATGGCTGCACTTTTACAGTATAAACACCATTTTGCAACTACAGCCTTTTCAACAGCTTTATTAAACTTAGCACTTATAGCAGCACTTTTAATATCTAAAGATTTAGAGAAATATGAAATCACTTTTTACCTTTCATATGGTGTATTAGCAGGTGGATTTTTACAAGTATTAGTTCATCTTCTTGCTGTAAAAAAATATAATCTATGTAAAATATTCACTTTTAGAAAACACAAGAAAAAAGAAGAGAATAGATTTTATAAAAGCTTCTTTGGGGCAACACTTGGAAGTTCAACTGCTCATATCTCAGCTTTTTTAGATACTTGGCTTGCTTCATTCTTAGTTAGTGGTTCAATTTCGTACCTTTATTATGCAAATAGAGTTTTTCAACTTCCCCTTGCTCTTTTTGCTATTGCAACATCGGTTGCCCTATTTCCTATGATTGCAAAAGCGATAAAAAACAAAGATGAAAACAGAGCTTTAAAACTTATGAAAAAATCTTCTATCATACTTATAGGATTACTTTCTCTTGCAACTTTAATAGGAATAGTTTTTGACAATGAAATTATTTGGCTTTTATTTGAAAGAGGAGCTTTTAGTAGTACTGATACAACAAATACTGCACTTATTTTAACAATGTATTTAATTGGTCTTTTACCCTATGGTTTAGCAAAGATTTTTTCACTATGGCTTTACTCACATGAAAAGCAATTTTTAGCTGCTAAAATCTCTATGAAAGCATTGGCTTTTAATATTGTATTTTCATTACTTCTTATAAAACCATATGGTGCAGCTGGACTTGCTTTTGCAAGTACACTTAGTGGTTTTATTCTTTTAATACTTACATTAAAAGAGTTTGGTTTAAAAAATCTTAAAACATTGTATTTTAGTAAAATTTAG
- a CDS encoding quinone-dependent dihydroorotate dehydrogenase has protein sequence MFTYNTLKKILFLFQPETAHHLGEYGLRVLPNCKLLNNYMVKKNFVMSPKLTQEVFGIEFKNPVGLAAGFDKNATMIKSMPALGFGFTEIGTMTPRAQDGNPKPRMFRYPEQKSVQNAMGFNNEGSAKVLENLKKVYPFTIPVGANIGKNKTTPEEHALLDYKALIRKFKDTSDYLVINISSPNTPNLRDLQNEKFINELFGMAKELTDKPIFLKIAPDMEVDVAIELCNTAVNAGAAGIIATNTTIDYSLVPNCQDFGGLSGECLKEKSRDLFAEIAKELYGKTVLISVGGISTGEEAYKRLKLGATLVQAYSGLVFEGPSMVRKINEEILELMQKDGFNSISEVIGSDLK, from the coding sequence TTGTTTACCTATAACACATTAAAGAAAATATTATTTTTGTTTCAACCTGAAACTGCTCACCATTTGGGAGAGTATGGATTAAGAGTTTTACCTAACTGTAAATTGCTTAATAATTATATGGTAAAGAAAAATTTTGTGATGAGCCCAAAACTTACACAAGAAGTTTTTGGCATTGAATTTAAAAACCCAGTAGGACTTGCTGCAGGTTTTGATAAAAATGCAACTATGATTAAATCTATGCCTGCACTTGGATTTGGTTTTACTGAAATTGGAACAATGACTCCAAGAGCTCAAGATGGAAATCCTAAACCAAGAATGTTTAGATACCCTGAGCAAAAATCAGTTCAAAATGCAATGGGATTTAACAATGAAGGTTCTGCAAAAGTATTAGAGAACTTAAAAAAAGTTTATCCTTTTACTATTCCTGTTGGTGCTAATATTGGTAAAAACAAAACAACACCAGAAGAGCATGCTCTTTTAGATTATAAAGCTTTAATTAGAAAGTTTAAAGACACAAGTGATTATTTAGTAATAAATATTTCTAGTCCAAATACTCCTAATTTAAGAGATTTACAAAATGAAAAGTTTATCAATGAGTTATTTGGTATGGCTAAAGAGCTTACAGATAAACCAATATTTCTAAAAATCGCTCCTGATATGGAAGTTGATGTAGCAATTGAATTATGTAATACAGCTGTAAATGCAGGAGCTGCAGGTATTATTGCTACAAATACAACAATTGATTATTCACTTGTACCAAACTGTCAAGACTTTGGTGGTTTAAGTGGTGAATGCTTAAAAGAAAAGTCTAGAGACCTGTTTGCTGAAATTGCAAAAGAGTTATATGGAAAAACAGTTCTAATCTCTGTTGGTGGTATCTCAACAGGAGAAGAAGCATACAAAAGATTAAAGCTTGGAGCAACACTTGTTCAAGCTTATTCTGGACTTGTATTTGAAGGTCCTTCAATGGTTAGAAAAATCAATGAAGAGATTTTAGAACTTATGCAAAAAGATGGATTTAATAGCATTTCTGAAGTAATTGGTTCAGATTTAAAATAG
- a CDS encoding endonuclease/exonuclease/phosphatase family protein codes for MIRVFTFLFFLPILLLAKEFSLASYNVENFFDLNYNKTEYKEYKPNTNTNWNKKTFQIKLNNIVKVLKDLDADIVALQEIENKELLKLLQKKLPRYKYISFSKYSNASVGLGFLSKIEIVDEKAINIKFSNKIYRPILETTFKLNNNEFKIFNNHWPSKRVAESFRIKFAKKLFDRLENLPRDYDYILLGDFNSNYNEYETIFYEKRLNNTNGVTGINHVLNSFINNHLVTVNDMKDSSKLLHYNPWLELNIPERFSSKFRGRNITADNFLLPISMFDTKGFIYKQNSFKVFKPKYLYKNKRINRWQVKNRVQKGTGYSDHLPIIAKFTTKPQKKIEVPNIKMIRDLYKIEKLNESITLKNCIVLLKHQEFAIIKQKNSRAILIYKNIENLSEGFSYDLKIEQIKTFKGLKEVIDFEIVNYNGKILEYKQLYKKDLNLFNIKNQNEIITDIKGTYKKGYLYFDNKKIAIYFKNKSFIPKNGSSIIIKRAQLGYYVNKIQLVVFNKSDIIYVN; via the coding sequence TTGATAAGAGTTTTTACCTTTTTATTTTTCTTACCCATACTACTGTTGGCTAAAGAGTTTTCACTAGCTTCATATAATGTAGAAAACTTTTTTGATTTAAACTATAACAAAACAGAGTATAAAGAGTACAAACCCAATACAAACACTAACTGGAATAAAAAAACCTTTCAAATAAAACTAAATAATATTGTAAAAGTTCTAAAGGATTTAGATGCAGATATTGTTGCTTTGCAAGAGATTGAAAATAAAGAACTACTAAAACTTCTTCAAAAAAAACTTCCAAGATATAAATATATATCTTTTAGTAAATATTCAAATGCAAGTGTTGGATTAGGCTTTTTAAGTAAAATTGAAATAGTAGATGAAAAAGCTATTAATATAAAATTTTCTAATAAAATATACAGACCTATTTTAGAAACAACCTTTAAATTAAACAACAATGAGTTCAAAATCTTTAATAATCACTGGCCATCAAAAAGAGTAGCAGAGAGTTTTCGTATAAAGTTTGCAAAAAAACTTTTTGATAGATTAGAAAATCTTCCAAGAGATTATGACTATATTTTATTAGGTGATTTTAACTCAAACTATAATGAATATGAAACAATTTTTTATGAAAAAAGATTAAATAATACAAATGGGGTAACTGGTATAAATCATGTTTTAAACAGTTTTATAAACAATCATTTAGTAACAGTAAATGACATGAAAGACTCTTCAAAACTACTTCACTATAACCCTTGGCTTGAACTAAACATACCTGAAAGATTTTCAAGTAAATTTAGAGGAAGAAATATAACTGCTGATAATTTTCTACTTCCTATTTCCATGTTTGATACAAAAGGGTTTATATATAAACAAAATAGTTTTAAAGTATTTAAACCAAAATATCTGTATAAAAACAAAAGAATAAATAGATGGCAAGTAAAAAATAGAGTCCAAAAAGGAACTGGGTATTCTGACCATCTTCCTATCATAGCAAAGTTCACTACTAAGCCTCAAAAAAAAATAGAAGTTCCAAATATAAAGATGATAAGAGACCTATACAAAATAGAAAAGCTCAATGAATCAATTACTTTAAAAAACTGTATTGTTCTTTTAAAACACCAAGAGTTTGCAATAATCAAACAAAAAAACAGTAGAGCAATCTTAATCTATAAAAATATCGAGAACTTAAGCGAAGGTTTCTCCTATGATTTAAAGATAGAACAAATAAAAACATTCAAAGGATTAAAAGAAGTTATTGATTTTGAAATAGTAAACTACAATGGAAAAATTTTAGAGTATAAACAGCTTTATAAAAAAGACTTAAATTTATTTAATATAAAAAATCAAAATGAGATAATAACAGATATAAAGGGTACCTACAAAAAAGGCTATTTATATTTTGATAATAAAAAAATAGCAATTTATTTCAAAAATAAAAGTTTTATTCCTAAAAATGGCTCTTCTATTATTATAAAAAGAGCACAATTAGGATATTATGTCAACAAAATTCAATTAGTAGTATTTAATAAAAGTGATATAATATATGTTAATTAA